A region from the Triticum urartu cultivar G1812 chromosome 1, Tu2.1, whole genome shotgun sequence genome encodes:
- the LOC125514019 gene encoding uncharacterized protein At5g01610-like, translated as MDQVLNKVGSYWFSKRASKEIDSIGDDLNSVSSSIGGGAKWMVNKIKGKLQKALPDLLKEYDMPAGLFPRDTTNYEFNEETKKLTVYIPSACDVGYKDSSVVRFFTCVTGYLEKGKLSDIEGMKTKVLVWTKVTSIKTEGSKVHFTAGMKKTRSRDAYEVVRDGIIIDKF; from the exons atGGACCAGGTGCTGAACAAGGTGGGGAGCTACTGGTTCAGCAAGAGGGCCAGCAAGGAGATCGACTCCATCGGCGACGACCTCAAC TCGGTCTCTTCCAGTATTGGCGGGGGAGCTAAATGGATGGTGAACAAGATCAAAG GGAAGCTGCAGAAAGCATTACCAGATCTTCTCAAAGAATATGACATGCCAGCAGGCCTCTTCCCACGGGACACAACTAATTACGAGTTCAATGAAGAGACAAAGAAGCTGACAGTGTACATCCCGTCAGCTTGTGACGTCGGGTACAAGGACTCATCGGTGGTGCGGTTCTTCACCTGTGTGACCGGCTACCTCGAGAAGGGAAAGCTTTCTGACATCGAGGGCATGAAGACCAAGGTGCTTGTATGGACCAAGGTGACCTCCATCAAGACCGAGGGCTCAAAGGTCCATTTCACTGCCGGCATGAAGAAGACCCGCAGCCGCGATGCGTATGAGGTTGTCAGAGATGGCATCATCATAGACAAGTTCTAG
- the LOC125514005 gene encoding cell division control protein 48 homolog E-like, with amino-acid sequence MASQGDASGKKDYSTAILERKKSPNRLVVDEATNDENSTVALHPDTMDSLELFHGDIVLLKGKKRKDTICILLPDDTCDKTKVRMNKVVRKNLRVRLGDVVSVHQCPDVKYGKRVHVLPVDDTVEGIAGNLFDAFLRPYFLEAYRPLRKGDLFLVRGGMTSVEFKVVETDPAEYCIVASDTEIFCDGEPVRREDEERLDDVGYDDVGGVRKQMAQIRELVELPLRHPQLFKCIGVKPPKGILLYGPPGTGKTLIARAVANETGAFFFLINGPEIMSKMAGESESNLRKAFEEAEKNAPAIIFIDEIDSIAPKRDKTNGEVERRIVSQLLTLMDGLKSRSHVIVMGATNRPNSIDPALRRFGRFDREIDIGVPDEVGRLEVLRIHTKNMKLAEDVELEHVSRDTHGYVGADLAALCTEAALQCIREKMDVIDLEDDTIDAEILNSMAVTNDHFKIALGTSNPSALRETVVEVPNVSWEDVGGLEGVKRELQETVQYPVEYPEKFEKFGMSPSKGVLFYGPPGCGKTLLAKAIANECQANFISIKGPELLTMWFGESEANVREIFDKARQSAPCVLFFDELDSIATQRGNSVGDAGGAADRVLNQLLTEMDGMNAKKTVFIIGATNRPDIIDPALLRPGRLDQLIYIPLPDVESRLQIFRACLRKSPVAKDVDLNALAKYTQGFSGADITEICQRACKYAIRENIEKDMEKERRLKENPEAMEEDEVNEIKAAHFEESMRYARRSVSDADIRKYQAFAQTLQQSRGFGSEFRFPDQPAVGATAAANPFAAAATAAEEDDLYS; translated from the coding sequence ATGGCGAGCCAGGGCGACgcgagcgggaagaaagactacTCCACGGCGATCCTGGAGAGGAAAAAGTCGCCGAACCGGCTGGTGGTCGACGAGGCGACCAACGACGAGAACTCCACCGTCGCCCTGCACCCGGACACCATGGACAGCCTCGAGCTCTTCCACGGCGACATCGTCCTGCTCAAGGGCAAGAAGCGAAAGGACACGATCTGCATTCTACTCCCAGACGACACGTGCGACAAGACCAAGGTCCGGATGAACAAGGTCGTCAGGAAGAACCTGAGGGTCCGGCTCGGCGACGTCGTCTCCGTCCATCAGTGCCCGGACGTCAAGTACGGGAAGCGCGTGCACGTACTCCCCGTCGACGACACTGTCGAGGGGATCGCCGGAAACCTGTTCGACGCCTTCCTAAGACCCTACTTCCTCGAGGCCTATCGTCCCCTCAGGAAAGGAGACCTGTTCCTGGTGAGGGGCGGCATGACGAGCGTGGAGTTCAAGGTTGTGGAGACCGACCCCGCAGAGTACTGCATCGTCGCCTCTGACACGGAGATATTCTGTGACGGCGAGCCTGTCAGGCGGGAGGATGAGGAGAGGCTCGACGACGTCGGCTACGACGATGTCGGCGGAGTCAGGAAGCAGATGGCCCAGATCAGAGAGCTGGTTGAGCTCCCGCTGCGCCACCCCCAGCTGTTCAAGTGCATCGGTGTGAAGCCTCCAAAGGGCATCTTGCTGTATGGGCCACCTGGGACCGGCAAGACCCTCATTGCCAGAGCGGTGGCTAATGAAACAGGGGCCTTCTTCTTCCTGATCAATGGCCCGGAGATCATGTCGAAGATGGCCGGAGAGAGCGAGAGCAACCTCAGGAAGGCGTTTGAAGAGGCCGAGAAGAATGCGCCGGCCATCATCTTCATCGACGAGATCGATTCCATAGCCCCAAAGAGAGACAAGACCAATGGAGAGGTCGAAAGGCGTATTGTCTCGCAGCTGCTCACTCTCATGGATGGGCTCAAGTCCCGCTCACATGTTATTGTCATGGGTGCTACCAACCGCCCGAACAGCATCGACCCTGCTCTCAGAAGGTTTGGCAGGTTTGACCGGGAGATCGACATTGGAGTCCCCGATGAAGTTGGGCGGCTTGAGGTTCTCCGGATTCACACCAAAAACATGAAGCTGGCTGAAGATGTTGAGCTGGAGCATGTCTCGAGGGACACTCACGGGTATGTCGGCGCTGATCTCGCCGCCCTTTGCACCGAGGCTGCTCTCCAGTGCATTCGCGAGAAGATGGATGTTATCGACCTCGAGGATGACACCATTGATGCGGAGATACTGAATTCTATGGCTGTCACGAACGACCATTTCAAGATTGCATTAGGGACAAGCAACCCTTCCGCCCTTCGTGAAACTGTCGTTGAAGTTCCAAATGTCTCTTGGGAAGATGTCGGTGGTCTTGAGGGTGTCAAAAGGGAGCTGCAGGAGACCGTCCAGTATCCGGTGGAGTACCCAGAGAAGTTTGAGAAGTTTGGCATGTCTCCCTCCAAAGGTGTTCTGTTCTACGGCCCTCCGGGCTGCGGCAAGACCTTGTTGGCCAAGGCGATTGCTAACGAGTGCCAGGCTAACTTCATCAGCATCAAAGGACCGGAGCTGCTTACCATGTGGTTTGGTGAGAGCGAGGCCAATGTGCGTGAGATTTTCGACAAGGCAAGGCAGTCGGCACCATGTGTCCTCTTCTTCGATGAGCTCGACTCGATTGCCACCCAGAGAGGAAACAGTGTAGGCGATGCCGGAGGTGCCGCTGATAGGGTGCTGAATCAGCTTCTCACTGAGATGGACGGAATGAATGCCAAGAAAACCGTGTTCATCATCGGCGCCACCAACAGGCCAGACATCATAGACCCTGCCTTGCTGAGGCCGGGGCGCCTTGATCAGCTTATCTACATTCCTCTGCCCGACGTCGAATCCAGGCTCCAGATCTTCAGGGCCTGCCTCAGGAAGTCTCCTGTGGCCAAGGACGTCGACCTGAATGCGCTCGCCAAATACACACAAGGGTTCAGCGGCGCGGACATCACGGAAATCTGCCAGCGTGCGTGCAAATACGCCATCAGAGAGAACATTGAGAAGGACATGGAAAAGGAGAGGCGGCTGAAGGAAAACCCTGAAGCCATGGAGGAAGATGAGGTGAACGAGATCAAGGCTGCTCACTTCGAGGAGAGCATGAGGTATGCACGCCGGAGTGTGAGCGATGCTGATATTCGCAAATACCAGGCCTTTGCTCAGACGCTGCAGCAGTCCCGCGGTTTTGGCAGCGAGTTCCGGTTCCCTGACCAGCCGGCGGTGGGTGCTACAGCTGCGGCCAATCCTTTCGCGGCAGCTGCCACGGCAGCTGAAGAAGATGATCTCTACAGTTAA